From the Maioricimonas rarisocia genome, one window contains:
- a CDS encoding response regulator, whose translation MILHARTPASGDAPSVQEIPPRILVVDDSPVDQRLAGSLLQQAAECHVDYACNGQDAWNRIQTSAPDLVLTDLQMPEMDGLALVETVRKNMPLLPVVLMTAFGSEQIATEALQRGAASYVAKAHLARSLMRTVQQVLSLTHFDRQQRRLGDFWDETRFCFTIENDVALIPALVTHLQDYLARMCHCDQSGIVRVGVALHEALRNAIHHGNLELDSSLREDDDSRYYALAEERRRSDPYQHRKVTLTASESPEQSTYVIRDEGPGFDTSHVHYDPDNLHHLTRPSGRGLFLIQTFMDEVRFNDQGNEITMIHRRPRSAEAER comes from the coding sequence GTGATCTTACACGCCCGCACCCCCGCCAGCGGCGACGCCCCCTCCGTGCAGGAGATACCACCCCGAATCCTGGTCGTCGACGACTCGCCCGTCGATCAGCGGCTGGCTGGTTCTCTGCTGCAGCAGGCCGCCGAATGCCACGTCGATTATGCCTGCAACGGACAGGACGCCTGGAACAGGATTCAGACCTCCGCCCCCGATCTGGTGCTGACCGATCTCCAGATGCCCGAGATGGACGGACTGGCACTGGTCGAAACCGTCCGGAAGAACATGCCACTGCTCCCGGTGGTTCTGATGACGGCGTTCGGCAGCGAACAGATCGCCACCGAGGCCCTGCAGCGCGGCGCTGCCAGTTACGTTGCCAAGGCGCATCTCGCCAGGTCGCTGATGCGAACCGTGCAGCAGGTGCTGTCCCTGACGCATTTTGACCGTCAGCAGCGCCGCCTGGGTGATTTCTGGGACGAGACGCGCTTCTGCTTCACCATCGAGAATGACGTCGCGCTGATCCCCGCACTGGTGACGCACCTGCAGGACTACCTCGCACGGATGTGTCACTGCGATCAGAGCGGGATCGTGCGGGTGGGTGTCGCATTGCACGAGGCTCTGCGGAACGCCATCCATCACGGCAATCTCGAGCTCGATTCGAGTCTGCGGGAGGACGACGACTCCCGCTACTACGCCCTCGCCGAAGAACGCCGCCGGTCCGATCCGTATCAGCATCGCAAGGTGACGTTGACGGCATCGGAATCTCCGGAACAGTCGACATATGTCATCCGGGATGAAGGCCCCGGCTTCGACACCAGCCACGTGCACTACGATCCGGATAATCTCCATCATCTCACACGGCCGAGCGGACGCGGACTGTTCCTGATCCAGACGTTCATGGACGAAGTCCGATTCAACGATCAGGGGAACGAGATCACCATGATTCACCGACGGCCGCGGTCCGCGGAGGCAGAACGATGA
- a CDS encoding STAS domain-containing protein: MTPLNITLRSADQGIISIDVAGRISKDGWPPNRDPLVGRLGPEVYTSTILMNLRNADYIDSTGVEWLLWCHSRCEQAGGRLIVHSPNPMTDQLLRMMRMDLTLHLAGNEKDALELAGEFSNEHAGDH, translated from the coding sequence ATGACGCCGCTGAACATCACCCTGCGTTCGGCCGATCAGGGCATCATCTCCATTGACGTGGCCGGCAGGATCTCGAAAGACGGATGGCCCCCGAACCGGGATCCTCTCGTGGGGCGGCTGGGACCAGAGGTCTACACCTCCACGATTCTGATGAATCTCCGGAATGCCGATTACATCGATTCGACTGGTGTGGAATGGCTGCTGTGGTGCCACAGTCGCTGTGAACAGGCCGGTGGTCGTCTCATCGTCCATTCGCCCAATCCGATGACGGATCAATTGCTGCGGATGATGCGGATGGATCTGACACTGCATCTTGCTGGGAATGAAAAGGACGCACTCGAACTGGCAGGGGAATTCAGCAATGAGCACGCAGGCGACCACTAA
- a CDS encoding GspE/PulE family protein has product MSTQATTNASNIFDAVNDPQLVSQRIAGLSPETAIEFLVEHAVNAGASDLYFACNADSIEVAIRRLGVVRQVAWLPEQMGHRALGHIRAESGMKGTERRHPQDGRWSFPLRNGQRIDLRLHAMPTMYGDSYAIRILQPDSRLNHLDELGLAGPQHALLISMLHRPGGLILFTGPTRCGKTTTVYSCLHYLNDGRRNIHTIENPVEYTVPGLRQSQVDETGNGSNVEALLRGVMRQGPDALMIGEVRDRVTAEAAVNAASSGRLVLATMNAPFAATALQRLINLGVSPYFLSSSLLGVVAQRLVRTLSVSKRIRMDLSAAPRTFEEVGSLLGPGEGKVIYAAAENDGVDSGYDDMTGVFEILPVTEDIRRQIAHSAPASEVTRQAIADGMIDFRRAALVKVAQGVTSFDEIQRIVPIDAAQQN; this is encoded by the coding sequence ATGAGCACGCAGGCGACCACTAACGCAAGCAACATCTTCGACGCCGTCAACGATCCGCAGCTCGTCTCCCAGCGGATTGCCGGGCTCTCTCCCGAAACGGCCATCGAGTTTCTCGTCGAGCACGCCGTCAACGCCGGCGCCAGCGACCTGTACTTCGCCTGCAATGCCGACAGCATCGAAGTCGCCATTCGCAGGCTGGGTGTGGTTCGGCAGGTCGCCTGGCTCCCCGAACAGATGGGGCACCGTGCTCTGGGCCACATTCGTGCCGAGTCGGGCATGAAGGGAACCGAGCGCCGACACCCGCAGGATGGACGCTGGAGTTTCCCGCTCCGCAACGGCCAGCGAATCGACCTCCGGCTGCACGCGATGCCCACGATGTACGGAGACAGCTACGCGATCCGGATCCTGCAGCCCGACTCGAGGCTGAATCACCTCGATGAACTCGGACTGGCCGGTCCGCAGCACGCACTACTGATCAGCATGCTGCATCGCCCCGGGGGACTGATTCTGTTCACCGGCCCGACGCGATGCGGCAAGACCACGACCGTCTACAGCTGCCTGCACTACCTCAATGACGGCCGCCGCAACATCCACACCATCGAGAACCCGGTCGAGTACACCGTCCCGGGGCTGCGTCAGAGCCAGGTGGACGAAACCGGCAACGGCTCGAACGTCGAGGCCCTGCTCCGCGGCGTCATGCGACAGGGGCCGGACGCTCTGATGATCGGCGAAGTTCGCGATCGCGTCACGGCCGAAGCAGCCGTCAACGCCGCCAGCAGCGGTCGACTCGTACTGGCCACGATGAATGCGCCATTTGCGGCCACGGCGCTGCAGCGCCTGATCAATCTCGGCGTCTCACCCTACTTCCTCAGTTCGTCGCTGCTGGGCGTCGTGGCCCAGAGACTGGTTCGCACCCTCTCGGTCAGCAAGCGGATTCGAATGGACCTGTCCGCCGCGCCGCGCACGTTCGAAGAGGTCGGCAGCCTGCTCGGGCCGGGCGAAGGGAAAGTCATCTACGCGGCCGCCGAGAACGACGGCGTCGACAGCGGCTACGACGACATGACGGGCGTCTTCGAAATCCTGCCCGTCACCGAAGACATCCGGCGACAGATCGCTCACTCAGCACCGGCCAGTGAAGTCACCCGTCAGGCAATCGCCGACGGAATGATCGACTTCCGCCGTGCGGCGCTGGTCAAAGTCGCGCAGGGTGTGACCAGTTTCGATGAAATCCAACGGATCGTCCCGATCGATGCAGCCCAACAGAATTGA
- a CDS encoding SpoIIE family protein phosphatase, whose amino-acid sequence MQPNRIDIGEFPPADGAAELSSRSTPATAETLAVELLTGERAGQLVRIDETPVMIGRSPECGLVLPAPMVSRHHARIRRGRSGATIEDLGSVNGTYINGARVAGRCPLVAGDHLQIDEFHLRVVSIPRSDMGTLLPGDSAARQNEATSEGLSCSTAILELRAVAHPDPLRDEPHAQQKLDAIFELTRATEDSLQLSDLLPRILDAAFRIFPGAHRGWILMPAAPGAPPVPTVGRTRDGRAAGNLPTAIDGELEEQVLRQRQAALGHDSRSGDRTGSDSIRSSTMVAPLGGRTSHCRGLIYLTADSSSHRFSSRDLDVLASVAILAGQLVEYARLHQIQLAVRSREHDLLVARDLQRHLLPLQPPSVPGFEFDQYYDPAGQVGGDYFGYVPLADGRIVVAVGDVSGKGVSAALLMARLCSEVNYCFAMSDTADAGIGRLNRSLSQSVLHGRFITFVACVLDPASREITVVNAGHVPPMILSRQSHQVEQISPEHSGPPLGLRPEWEYKPVHRVLQPGDTVLTLTDGLSEAISDDEQMFGFERIESTMRRGGTATQVVQGLVSQLREHTWHAQHKDDVCIVAFGPTQ is encoded by the coding sequence ATGCAGCCCAACAGAATTGATATCGGCGAGTTTCCGCCGGCCGACGGCGCTGCGGAATTATCCTCGCGCAGCACCCCGGCCACGGCTGAGACCCTGGCAGTGGAACTGCTCACCGGGGAACGTGCCGGACAACTCGTCCGGATCGACGAAACGCCAGTGATGATCGGTCGCTCTCCGGAGTGTGGCCTCGTGCTGCCTGCCCCGATGGTGTCGCGCCATCACGCGCGGATTCGGCGGGGACGCTCCGGTGCGACGATCGAGGATCTCGGCAGCGTCAACGGCACGTACATCAATGGCGCGCGGGTTGCCGGTCGCTGTCCCCTCGTGGCCGGTGATCACCTGCAGATCGACGAGTTCCACCTGCGTGTCGTCAGCATCCCCCGGTCCGACATGGGTACGCTCCTGCCCGGCGATTCGGCGGCCCGACAAAACGAGGCCACGTCGGAGGGCCTGTCCTGTTCGACGGCCATCCTCGAACTCAGGGCGGTCGCGCATCCCGATCCCCTTCGCGACGAGCCGCACGCCCAGCAGAAACTGGATGCCATCTTCGAGCTGACGCGCGCGACAGAAGATTCGCTGCAACTCTCGGACCTGCTCCCGCGGATTCTCGACGCGGCATTTCGTATCTTTCCCGGAGCCCACCGCGGATGGATTCTGATGCCTGCCGCCCCCGGTGCTCCTCCCGTTCCCACCGTCGGTCGGACGCGGGACGGACGTGCCGCCGGAAACCTCCCCACTGCCATCGACGGAGAACTCGAAGAACAGGTCCTGCGGCAGCGTCAGGCGGCATTGGGACACGATTCCCGTTCCGGTGACAGGACCGGCTCCGATTCGATCCGCAGTTCGACGATGGTGGCACCGCTGGGGGGCCGCACGTCCCACTGCCGCGGCCTGATCTACCTGACGGCAGACTCGTCTTCGCACCGCTTCTCATCGCGAGACCTCGACGTGCTGGCGAGTGTCGCGATCCTCGCCGGTCAACTCGTCGAGTACGCCCGCCTGCACCAGATTCAGCTGGCGGTCCGCAGCCGCGAGCACGACCTCCTCGTGGCTCGCGACCTGCAGCGTCATCTGCTCCCACTGCAGCCCCCCAGTGTGCCCGGCTTCGAGTTCGATCAGTACTACGATCCGGCCGGCCAGGTGGGAGGAGATTATTTCGGGTACGTGCCTCTGGCGGATGGCCGCATCGTCGTGGCGGTTGGAGACGTCTCGGGCAAGGGCGTGTCGGCGGCGCTGCTGATGGCCCGGCTCTGTTCGGAAGTGAATTACTGCTTCGCCATGTCGGACACGGCCGACGCGGGCATCGGTCGACTGAATCGATCGCTCAGCCAGTCGGTCCTGCATGGCCGCTTCATCACGTTTGTGGCGTGCGTGCTGGACCCCGCCAGCCGGGAGATCACGGTCGTCAATGCCGGCCACGTCCCCCCCATGATCCTCTCCCGCCAATCTCACCAGGTTGAGCAGATCTCGCCGGAGCACTCGGGACCGCCTTTGGGACTGCGGCCGGAATGGGAGTACAAGCCGGTGCACCGCGTGCTGCAGCCGGGGGATACCGTCCTGACGCTTACCGACGGGTTGAGCGAGGCCATCAGCGACGACGAGCAGATGTTCGGATTCGAGCGCATTGAATCCACGATGCGGCGTGGCGGCACCGCGACACAGGTCGTTCAGGGACTCGTCTCGCAACTTCGCGAACACACCTGGCACGCCCAGCACAAGGACGACGTCTGCATCGTCGCCTTCGGCCCTACGCAGTAA
- the atpD gene encoding F0F1 ATP synthase subunit beta: MIRETIPSTVSQRDRASNGATGRVLSVRSSVVDVCFARGLPAVNSCLIVHSADDVLVEVLAQLDEQTVRGIALQSTRGIARGTMVTATGKSIHVPVGRETLGRMFNVFGETIDHGPELTDPPRRSIHHVPPDLHARTTRSEVFETGIKAIDLLAPLERGGKAGLFGGAGVGKTVLITELINNVVGQYEGVSLFCGIGERCREAEELFREMKQAGVLDKTVMMFGQMNEPPGARFRVGHAGLTMAEYFRDVQHQDVLLLIDNIFRFIQAGTEVSGLMGRLPSRVGYQPTLATELAELQERICSTADGAITSVQAVYVPADDFTDPSAVHTFSHLSASIVLSRKRASEGLYPAVDPLQSGSKMLGPQIVGRPHYRVAQDVRRTLANYEELKDIIAMLGLEELSRADRRTVNRARRLERFLTQPFFTTQQFTGLEGRGVTAEETLDGCERILNDEFHDLPERAVYMIGTIDEANRKS; encoded by the coding sequence ATGATACGGGAAACCATCCCGTCAACAGTTTCGCAACGCGATCGAGCCTCGAACGGGGCAACCGGGAGGGTTCTCTCCGTCCGCAGCAGCGTTGTCGACGTCTGCTTCGCCAGGGGACTCCCCGCCGTCAATAGTTGCCTCATCGTGCATTCGGCCGATGACGTGCTTGTCGAAGTTCTCGCGCAGCTGGACGAGCAGACAGTTCGCGGAATCGCTCTGCAGTCCACCCGGGGCATCGCCCGTGGAACGATGGTGACCGCAACGGGAAAGTCGATCCACGTTCCGGTGGGACGGGAGACGCTGGGAAGGATGTTCAACGTCTTCGGCGAGACGATCGATCATGGTCCCGAATTGACCGACCCGCCGCGGCGATCGATCCACCACGTCCCCCCGGACCTGCACGCCCGCACAACACGCTCGGAAGTCTTCGAAACCGGAATCAAGGCGATCGATCTGCTGGCACCGCTCGAGCGCGGTGGAAAGGCAGGACTGTTCGGCGGGGCCGGCGTCGGCAAGACCGTCCTGATCACCGAGCTGATCAATAACGTCGTCGGACAGTACGAGGGGGTCAGCCTCTTCTGCGGCATCGGCGAGCGTTGCCGGGAAGCCGAAGAACTGTTTCGCGAGATGAAGCAGGCGGGAGTCCTCGACAAGACAGTGATGATGTTCGGCCAGATGAATGAGCCGCCAGGTGCGCGTTTTCGGGTCGGTCACGCGGGGCTGACCATGGCCGAGTATTTCCGCGACGTGCAGCATCAGGACGTCCTGCTGCTGATCGACAACATCTTTCGCTTCATCCAGGCGGGAACCGAAGTCTCGGGACTGATGGGGCGACTGCCATCGCGCGTCGGCTACCAGCCGACACTGGCCACCGAACTGGCCGAACTGCAGGAACGGATCTGCTCCACAGCCGACGGGGCGATCACGTCGGTGCAGGCGGTCTACGTGCCGGCCGACGACTTCACCGATCCGTCGGCCGTCCACACGTTTTCGCATCTCTCGGCGTCGATTGTGCTGTCGCGCAAACGGGCGAGTGAAGGTCTGTATCCGGCCGTCGATCCCCTGCAGTCCGGCTCCAAGATGCTCGGCCCGCAGATCGTTGGCCGACCGCATTACCGGGTCGCCCAGGATGTCCGGCGGACGCTGGCAAACTACGAGGAGCTCAAGGACATCATCGCCATGCTGGGGCTGGAAGAGCTTTCACGTGCCGACCGTCGGACCGTCAACCGGGCCCGCCGTCTGGAACGGTTCCTCACGCAGCCGTTCTTCACGACGCAGCAGTTTACGGGGCTCGAAGGACGCGGCGTTACAGCAGAAGAAACGCTCGACGGTTGCGAGCGGATCCTGAACGACGAATTCCACGACCTTCCGGAACGGGCTGTGTACATGATTGGTACGATCGACGAAGCCAACCGGAAATCATGA
- a CDS encoding F0F1 ATP synthase subunit epsilon has product METTMQTGSMQLRVLAPTNIVVDEPVTKVIAEAENGSFCLEPRHVDFVAALVPGLFEFASATGEIRFMAIDEGILVKSGQEVSVSVRHAVIGPDLGDLEQTVHEEFETLDDRERVARSAIARLEADFVRRFLQLGESHRV; this is encoded by the coding sequence ATGGAGACGACGATGCAGACCGGCAGCATGCAACTTCGTGTCCTGGCGCCAACGAACATCGTCGTCGATGAGCCGGTGACGAAGGTGATCGCAGAAGCCGAAAACGGATCGTTCTGTCTCGAACCGCGGCACGTCGACTTCGTCGCCGCCCTCGTCCCCGGTTTGTTCGAATTCGCATCTGCGACCGGTGAAATACGGTTCATGGCGATCGACGAGGGAATCCTTGTCAAATCGGGACAGGAGGTGTCGGTCTCGGTTCGCCATGCCGTGATCGGACCGGACCTCGGCGACCTGGAGCAGACGGTCCACGAGGAGTTCGAAACACTCGACGATCGTGAGCGGGTCGCCCGCTCCGCCATTGCCAGACTGGAGGCCGACTTTGTTCGCCGGTTCCTGCAACTGGGAGAGTCGCACCGTGTCTGA
- a CDS encoding AtpZ/AtpI family protein, which produces MQRQVGHKEDRKLRARRRADRTIWFGLGMFGLIGWSVAIPTVLGIFIGLWIDENWPSRYSWTLMLLIVGVALGCANAWRWIHEESQPDRD; this is translated from the coding sequence ATGCAGCGACAGGTCGGGCACAAGGAGGACCGCAAGCTGCGGGCTCGCCGGCGGGCGGACCGTACGATCTGGTTCGGCCTGGGGATGTTCGGGCTGATCGGCTGGAGCGTCGCAATCCCGACCGTCCTGGGCATCTTTATCGGACTCTGGATCGATGAGAACTGGCCCAGTCGCTACTCGTGGACTCTGATGCTGCTGATCGTCGGTGTTGCACTCGGCTGTGCGAACGCCTGGCGCTGGATTCATGAAGAGAGTCAGCCAGACCGGGACTGA
- a CDS encoding ATP synthase subunit I, which produces MNDVSATQFAMAIAGGFGLGMVFFGGLWWTLRRLPDARHPALLVAVSFVVRMVIAVGGLYFVMGTHWQRAIAGLLGFLAARWFILRRVRRDLAHRSPDASDAGSAQSVPNGSVSAT; this is translated from the coding sequence ATGAACGACGTCTCAGCCACACAGTTCGCCATGGCAATCGCCGGAGGCTTCGGCCTCGGAATGGTGTTCTTCGGCGGACTGTGGTGGACTCTGCGCCGCCTGCCGGACGCCAGGCACCCCGCCCTGCTCGTCGCCGTCAGCTTCGTCGTCCGCATGGTGATTGCCGTGGGGGGACTCTACTTCGTGATGGGAACACACTGGCAACGGGCGATTGCCGGACTGCTCGGATTCCTTGCGGCCCGATGGTTCATCCTCCGCCGGGTCCGTCGCGACCTTGCGCACCGCAGTCCCGACGCATCCGATGCCGGGTCCGCGCAGTCCGTACCGAATGGATCTGTCTCCGCAACCTGA
- a CDS encoding F0F1 ATP synthase subunit A — translation MADRNFNITLSPDEVVWQVGPVALNATIVNTWVVMLLLVIVSRLVTRTLRGGTALSGGQNVLEIIVVTMRKQIREVSRQEPGPYLAFIGTLFLFIAVSNLLMVVPGFLPPTSSLSTSAALAVCVFLAVPIYGIANRGVGSYFSQYLQPSPLMLPFNIIGELSRTMALAVRLYGNMMSGSVIAAIILGFAPLFVPLLFNLFGLLTGMIQAYIFAILAMVYIASATRAHREEEQASTGPPHAAGRHAKHSN, via the coding sequence ATGGCTGACCGCAACTTCAACATCACGCTCAGTCCCGACGAGGTCGTCTGGCAAGTCGGCCCGGTGGCCCTGAATGCGACCATCGTCAACACATGGGTCGTCATGCTTCTGCTGGTGATCGTGTCGCGACTGGTGACACGCACCCTGCGGGGTGGCACGGCGCTCAGCGGCGGACAGAACGTGCTCGAGATCATTGTCGTGACGATGCGGAAGCAGATTCGCGAAGTCAGTCGTCAGGAGCCGGGACCGTACCTGGCGTTCATCGGCACCCTGTTTCTGTTTATCGCCGTCTCGAATCTGCTGATGGTCGTACCGGGCTTCCTGCCCCCGACCAGTTCATTGTCGACCTCGGCCGCTCTGGCGGTCTGCGTGTTTCTGGCGGTCCCGATCTACGGCATCGCCAATCGCGGTGTCGGCAGCTACTTCAGTCAGTACCTTCAGCCCTCTCCGCTCATGCTGCCGTTCAACATCATTGGCGAGCTTTCCCGCACGATGGCGCTGGCCGTGCGGTTGTACGGCAACATGATGAGCGGCAGCGTGATTGCCGCGATCATCCTCGGGTTTGCCCCGTTGTTCGTGCCGTTGCTGTTCAACCTGTTCGGCCTGCTGACCGGCATGATCCAGGCGTACATTTTCGCAATCCTGGCGATGGTCTACATCGCTTCGGCGACGCGCGCTCATCGTGAAGAAGAACAGGCGTCGACCGGCCCGCCACACGCCGCGGGCCGCCACGCGAAACACTCCAACTGA
- a CDS encoding F0F1 ATP synthase subunit C: MDQQTWVAVASVISAGLTIGLGSIGSALGEGRALAQALSSIAQQPDEAATITRTLFVGMAMVESTAIYCFVVSMILIFANPFWNQMTSQ, translated from the coding sequence ATGGATCAACAGACCTGGGTGGCTGTCGCATCTGTCATCTCGGCCGGTCTGACGATCGGCCTGGGGTCGATCGGCTCTGCACTCGGTGAAGGCCGCGCATTGGCGCAGGCGCTCAGCTCCATCGCGCAGCAGCCGGACGAAGCGGCCACGATCACCCGTACGTTGTTCGTGGGGATGGCGATGGTCGAATCGACGGCCATCTATTGCTTCGTCGTTTCGATGATTCTGATCTTCGCCAACCCGTTCTGGAATCAGATGACGTCCCAGTAG
- a CDS encoding F0F1 ATP synthase subunit B family protein yields the protein MQIDWFTFGAQVFNFLILVALLHRLLYRPILHAMEEREADIVQRIEAAEEQRRAAQREQDEYRKLKEELASAREQYLSEARADVETWRLEAFDHARQDVDQQRQEWRRALHREQQRLLDGLRERAVRQVQQISRQVLEQLADTGLERQIVSRFIERLKTLDDGQLNPIREELGHGDGSRLVVRTAFPADEEQQHRLLQALRDLFGDQLDIAFESTTELVCGIELIAADRKLAWNVDDYLESLDHALTVAVEHAESVRPDDHTARRPATTTF from the coding sequence ATGCAGATCGACTGGTTCACATTCGGCGCCCAGGTCTTCAACTTCCTGATCCTGGTCGCGCTGCTGCACCGACTGCTCTACCGCCCCATCCTGCACGCGATGGAAGAGCGGGAAGCCGACATCGTCCAGCGCATCGAAGCCGCCGAAGAGCAGCGACGTGCCGCTCAGCGGGAACAGGACGAGTACCGGAAGCTGAAAGAGGAACTCGCCTCAGCCCGGGAACAATACCTCTCCGAGGCCAGGGCGGATGTCGAAACCTGGAGGCTCGAAGCCTTCGATCATGCCCGGCAGGACGTCGACCAGCAGCGGCAGGAATGGCGTCGGGCTCTCCACCGCGAACAGCAGCGACTGCTCGATGGCCTCCGCGAACGGGCCGTCCGACAGGTCCAGCAGATCAGCCGGCAAGTGCTCGAGCAGCTCGCCGATACGGGACTCGAACGGCAGATCGTCAGCCGGTTCATTGAACGCCTGAAGACATTGGATGATGGACAGCTCAATCCCATTCGCGAAGAACTCGGCCACGGTGACGGCAGCCGACTCGTCGTCCGCACGGCGTTTCCCGCCGACGAAGAACAGCAGCACCGGTTGCTGCAGGCACTGCGGGACTTGTTCGGAGATCAACTCGACATCGCCTTTGAATCCACCACCGAACTCGTCTGCGGCATCGAATTGATCGCCGCCGACCGCAAGCTCGCCTGGAACGTCGACGACTACCTCGAATCGCTCGACCACGCCCTCACCGTCGCCGTCGAGCACGCCGAATCCGTCCGTCCCGACGATCACACAGCCCGCCGCCCGGCCACTACGACTTTCTGA
- a CDS encoding alternate F1F0 ATPase, F1 subunit alpha, with amino-acid sequence MSTDAPDFNRLLDDTFGIFDGVLDKHAPQLAPVEVGKITAVSRSVALVSGLPNVQSEELLRFPGNVLGMAFNLDPDEIGVVLLDESERLSAGDEARRTSRVLDVPVGEELLGRILDPVGRPRDRLGPIPAALRRPCERPAPAIMDRDPVQIPLQTGLKVVDALVPVGRGQRELILGDRQTGKTAIALDTIINQHDTGVICIYCAIAQRTSAVARVIAELKEREALDRCVVVVAEGNAPPGLQYIAPYAATTIGEYFMEQGQDVLVIYDDLTAHARAYRELSLLLRRPPGREAFPGDIFYVHSRLLERATHLRDEVGGGSLTALPVAETEAQNVSAYIPTNLISITDGQIYLSPDLFQKGQLPAVEVGRSVSRVGGKAQLPAYRAVAGDLRLSYSQFEELEAFSRFGSRLDDETRQTLERGRRVREVFKQPQGEPLPVAEQIAVLVAVTRGIFDPVPIDSIADASQAVRDAMTDRQPDLCRAIVDGQKLKEDQLQAIEQLAREAVADFVDDAAADSMR; translated from the coding sequence GTGAGTACCGACGCGCCGGACTTCAACCGACTGCTCGACGACACGTTCGGCATCTTCGACGGCGTGCTCGACAAGCATGCGCCGCAGCTTGCGCCGGTGGAAGTTGGCAAGATCACCGCGGTCTCACGCAGCGTCGCGCTCGTCTCCGGACTGCCGAACGTTCAGTCCGAAGAGTTGCTGCGGTTCCCCGGCAATGTCCTGGGGATGGCGTTCAACCTCGATCCGGATGAGATCGGCGTCGTTCTGCTCGATGAGAGTGAACGGCTTTCCGCTGGAGACGAGGCCCGGCGGACGTCCCGCGTCCTCGATGTGCCGGTCGGCGAGGAACTGCTCGGGCGGATCCTCGATCCGGTCGGCCGTCCCCGCGATCGGCTGGGCCCCATTCCCGCCGCGCTGCGCCGCCCCTGCGAACGACCGGCCCCGGCGATCATGGATCGTGATCCCGTCCAGATCCCGCTGCAGACCGGACTGAAAGTCGTCGACGCCCTCGTGCCGGTCGGGCGCGGACAGCGGGAACTGATTCTGGGTGATCGCCAGACCGGTAAGACCGCGATCGCGCTCGACACCATCATCAATCAGCACGACACCGGCGTCATCTGCATTTATTGCGCGATTGCCCAGCGGACCTCCGCGGTCGCGCGGGTCATTGCCGAACTGAAGGAACGGGAGGCACTCGACCGCTGCGTTGTTGTCGTGGCCGAAGGGAACGCCCCTCCCGGACTGCAATACATCGCTCCGTATGCGGCGACGACGATCGGCGAATACTTCATGGAGCAGGGTCAGGATGTGCTCGTCATCTACGACGACCTCACCGCCCACGCCCGCGCCTATCGTGAACTGTCGCTGCTGCTCCGCCGGCCCCCCGGTCGCGAGGCATTTCCCGGCGACATCTTTTACGTTCACTCGCGGCTGCTCGAACGGGCCACCCATCTGCGTGACGAGGTGGGCGGCGGCTCGCTCACGGCCCTGCCGGTTGCCGAAACCGAAGCCCAGAACGTTTCGGCCTACATCCCGACCAACCTCATCTCGATTACCGACGGGCAGATCTATCTCTCTCCCGACCTGTTCCAGAAGGGGCAGCTGCCAGCCGTCGAGGTTGGGCGGTCCGTCTCGCGCGTCGGTGGGAAGGCGCAGCTCCCCGCGTACCGGGCCGTCGCCGGCGATCTCCGACTGTCGTACTCGCAGTTCGAAGAACTGGAAGCGTTCTCGCGGTTCGGCAGCCGGCTGGACGACGAGACGCGGCAGACACTCGAACGGGGCCGTCGTGTGCGCGAAGTCTTCAAACAGCCGCAGGGAGAACCGCTCCCCGTCGCCGAGCAGATCGCCGTGCTGGTCGCCGTGACCCGGGGCATCTTTGATCCGGTCCCCATCGACAGCATCGCCGATGCTTCACAGGCAGTGCGGGACGCCATGACCGACCGCCAGCCCGATCTCTGCCGGGCAATCGTGGATGGGCAGAAGCTCAAGGAGGATCAGCTCCAGGCGATCGAACAGCTTGCCCGAGAGGCTGTGGCCGACTTCGTGGACGATGCTGCAGCCGACAGCATGCGGTAG